From Brachyspira pilosicoli, a single genomic window includes:
- a CDS encoding acyl-CoA dehydratase activase: MYYVGIDIGSTASKVAVYDDEKNDFVELFMIPTGWSGVEASSQILKMLEEKNIKKEDSYFIGTGYGRVAIEYADKTITEITCHAKGANFLFSNLDGTLIDIGGQDTKIISIKNGKVDNFIMNDKCSAGTGRFIELMANSLGCSISTLLEEAQKCESTDVVISSMCTVFAETEVIGLKASGKEKKEIAYAIVNSVANKVSSLCGKFKDDTYFLTGGLCIFDYLVKVLEKALGGKVITDKRGQYAGAIGAAIIGFEKKSNNKVINNTKNNIAENNEHNKEKRLIITFNTTTDVMRAEKAFKNIMAQTNEVLGNIISIPSEISAGCGMCWESEVVFEEKLIDILKENDIEYDNCYKIEK; encoded by the coding sequence ATGTATTATGTTGGCATAGATATAGGTTCAACGGCTTCTAAGGTTGCTGTTTATGATGATGAAAAAAATGATTTTGTAGAACTGTTTATGATTCCTACTGGCTGGTCTGGAGTGGAAGCTTCTTCACAAATATTAAAAATGCTTGAAGAGAAAAACATAAAAAAAGAAGATTCATATTTTATTGGTACTGGTTATGGGAGAGTTGCTATAGAATATGCTGATAAAACCATAACAGAGATTACTTGTCATGCTAAGGGGGCTAATTTTTTATTTTCAAATTTAGACGGCACATTGATTGACATAGGAGGTCAGGATACAAAAATAATAAGCATAAAAAACGGCAAAGTTGACAATTTTATTATGAATGATAAATGTTCTGCCGGCACTGGTAGATTTATAGAGTTAATGGCTAATTCTTTGGGTTGTTCTATATCTACGCTTCTTGAAGAGGCTCAAAAATGTGAAAGCACTGATGTTGTAATAAGTTCTATGTGTACTGTATTTGCTGAAACGGAGGTTATAGGTCTTAAGGCTAGCGGAAAAGAAAAAAAAGAGATTGCTTATGCTATAGTAAACTCTGTTGCAAATAAAGTCTCTTCATTATGCGGAAAGTTTAAAGATGATACTTATTTTTTAACGGGCGGCTTATGCATATTTGATTATTTAGTTAAAGTGTTAGAAAAAGCCTTAGGCGGAAAAGTGATAACCGATAAGAGAGGACAGTATGCTGGTGCTATTGGAGCTGCCATAATAGGCTTTGAAAAAAAATCTAATAATAAAGTAATTAACAATACAAAAAATAATATAGCAGAAAACAATGAACATAATAAAGAAAAAAGATTAATAATAACATTCAATACCACAACAGATGTTATGAGAGCAGAAAAAGCTTTTAAAAATATCATGGCTCAAACTAATGAAGTATTAGGAAATATTATATCTATACCAAGTGAAATATCGGCAGGCTGCGGAATGTGCTGGGAGAGTGAAGTTGTTTTTGAAGAGAAGTTAATTGATATATTAAAAGAAAATGATATAGAATATGATAATTGCTATAAGATAGAAAAATAG